The sequence below is a genomic window from Uranotaenia lowii strain MFRU-FL chromosome 2, ASM2978415v1, whole genome shotgun sequence.
tataatttagctatgatcgtatagattttttgatataatttgagatattttaacatcctacgagtactgaataataactcatttagataggaaaaaattagtatcaaaatatctcatcttgatataatttagtttttccctcctgatcgggttacttgtaaggttcggctagtcaaatagttttgaaaattttggtgaaatatacaggaaaatcaaatcgagctaattcagctactaaacctttgtgccaaacactgtcaaatgctttttcaatatctagaagagcaacaccagttgaataaccttcagatttgctagtgTAACGGGGTCCCTCGTTGCATCTCGTGCCCTTATCAAACTGTCAATCACGCGACAACAGAAATGAAATGTAAACGTCAGGAATAGATAGGTAGAAGGATAGAGAGATAGATCGAAAAGTGCAAATCatctaaaaaagttatcacAGCGAGAAAACGTGTGTGCGAAATTGCTTATATTAATACTTCCTTTCTGAGTATCAGGTGTTGTAATTATCAGCATAATATTATCAGGTTATAAAAACAGAAGTTGCTATAGCGACTAAGTAAGTATTCCCGTTTCGATAGCGGTAGGAATCAAAACTTAAGTAGTCGTCACATTTTATCTAATTTAGTATCATAACCTGACCGGAGCTGCTCAGAAACCACCAATTAAAAAGAATCCTATAAACCGGCAATTGGTGCTCAGTCGGCAAACGTAAGCTCTTGAACCTTAACTATTAGATGATTGTAAACAATTATGTACTACTTATCCAGGGAACACTGAGGCTAACTTACCTTATTGATCAAGCCGAACATATGAGATCTTCGTTAAGTGCGGACAACATACTAAACGTAAGTTTATGAACATTATTAATTAATCGCACCTATATAAATTTGTATCAATTATTCAGGGATTTAAAATACAGCATCATAATTGTAAACTGCGTATTCGTGATCCGGAAATATTGTTGACaaagaacattttttaaatccgtTTAGCGAGGATCTTTGTCGTTCGGACATAGGACTGGACAGAACTACACTTGCGACAACGAGAGGCTTCGGAGATGCCATTCAAGAAACCGTTGGGTTTAATTGCCAAATCTGCGAGCAATGTGACAGCAGTCGGATGGTGTTATGTGATAATTGCTCCCTATGGCATCACTATGAATGTGTAGGTGTAACCGATCAGATAGAGGATGAAAACGTTCCGTGGAGCTGccaaaaatgcaataaaaagaTGAAGCGCTCCAAAAAGGGCTTTCAAGATGCAGCATCCTCGAATCTACCGGGCCCAAGCAAACCAACAAGCAAAGCAGATATGCCATTGGAGACACGTGAGCAGATAAGAGCAAATCGAACATCAAAGGTAGGCTCGGTTTGTTCCCGAGGATCGGCGAAAGCCTTTCTTGAAATTCAACTTCGTAAGGTGGAGGCGGAGCAAGAGATTTTAGAGGAGAAAAGAAAACTCATGGAAAAGAAGTTTAGCTTACTTGAAGAGATGGCAGAACTCGAGGAATAACATTCTGTCAAGGAGGACCAGCACACTATGGACGCCGTTGATAAATGGCTAGAAGAATCGGAACTATCTATTAAACTCCAGGACGACCGGAAGAAAAAAGCTCCGCTCAACGTTCATCACAGTTCCGAGTCAGAGTCCTCAACGGACACCGATGCTGACTCAGTGAAGAGCGACCCAACGAAAAAGCGGAATTTTAGACCACATAAACAGTCTACACCGAAAGGAATTTCATCAGGATCGATGAGATCGGGTAAGGCTGGGGCGAATGCTACCAAAAGCAACCAGAATGCCTGTAGCCTTGAGCGTAGTCACCTAGCAGCCCGACAAGTGGTTAAAGACCTACCCGTCTTCACAGGGAACCCGGAAGAGTGGCCCATGTTCGTATCCACCTATGATAGTACTACCACCATGTGCAATTTTAAAGATGAGGAGAATTTGATTCGCCTGAGAAATTGCCTCAAAGGAGATGCTCTCAACGCTGTGAGGAGCTTCTTAATTCAGCCATCGACAGTACCAAAGGCCATTAACGCGCTTCGTCTGCGATTCGGTCAACCTCAATTCGTTATAAGTGCTCTCAAAGAAAAAATCCATTCGATGCCATGCCTAAAAGTAGACTATATGGACAAGTTGATAGACTTTTCTTTAGCGGTCCTAAATCTCAGCGCCACTATCGACGCGTGTGGTAAAAAAGAATATTCACGAGACACCTCGTTATTGAAAGATCTCGTCGATAAACTTCCGGAAGAACTTAGGATGAAATGGGCCCGGCACCAGCGTAGTTTGAAGAGAGTCAATCTTGCGAAATTTAGCGATTGGCTTTACACGTATGCTGAGGATGCTTGTCTTGTAACGGAACCGCGAAGCTCAAAGAACAAACCTGCTGATGCCGACCGGTATGGTCCCCGTAAAATACGGGCTTCACTCAACACCCACACTGAGTTGGTTGACTCGGAAAGCAGTATCCacgaagaaaaaagttcaacaTTGACGCATTACGCTAACAAGGGTTGCCTAGTGTGGTAGAGTTACTCTGAGTAAGTATATAGTTGATCATATTCTACTTCCACACCCACACATACGCCCACGCTGATCGAACGACACACAGTCTGGTAAGTGCTGCACCCAATCTCCCTCGTCATTCCAAGTCTGGCTTGCGAGCGTATAGCACCGCTACCACAAGTGGCgacgagcgaaaaaaaaaggttacgCGTGCGTTGAAAAGTTCCGATCAGTGAAAATTAATTGTGTTCAAAAGTTGCGTTCGGTGAAGAACAAGTGCTACTAAATTTTTATGATCTTTGAGTGGGCGAgaagaaataaattgaaataagctgaaaagaaaaaaaaatcttcattttatcagcttttaaaGATAGTGGATTTCAGCAAATTGATGAGCTGAAAAGATAATCTTGATAAAATGTGGTGCAAATTCCAATGTTCATCAGTGAGAAAATTGATGATAAGTCGTTCAAAGATGAATAAAGTGATGATGATTTAGTTTTATGAGAATAtcgtgttcaaaaaaaaaaaaaaaagaaatgtgcAGAGAAAACTCTTAAAGAAAATGGATAAACGATACTTATAGGCTTGGTCGGCGATTTGCAGTCTATGTTAAGTGATGATAGTTATCTACGGCTAAATGTGAAGTTAGTTCCATTGAAATGTGTTGGGAAGTTTAAGCTCTATGCGATATTGAAATAAGTTTCTCATAAATTTTTACTTGCGCGTATATTTGGGGGGTTTTGCGTGGGTTTTCAGGCAATACAGAAAAAGTGTGATAAGAAATCGTATCATAGCAGTAGCCAATGGTATCAGAGAAATGCAATTGATTATGATGCGCTGTGACTCCATTTTGGATTTCCCGAGAAGCGCATCAGGATGGGGGAGTTCTTGAAAAAAGGTAGTGTAAATGTGTAGGTGTTTGAAAAATCTTCTGCTTTGTGATCACACCCACCACCCGAGTACAGGTATGTTctacaaacaaaataaataaaaaacgatgACCGATCAAGATTGTGAAGATTTTAGTTGCAAATTTTCGttacattgtttgttttgtacgAAACTGATAGAAATTTTGTCGAACTGCAATTACgaaggcatttgtagaaaaaaatgtaataatgaATCAGTCACAACCTTGAGGTGTCTTGTGAAATGTAGTTTGTAAAATAAAGGGGGATATAAGCATTTGAAATATCAGTTGATGCGCTGAACGATTCATGAACATTGGAAGCTCCAGGCAAGAGCGAGCCACCACTTAGAAAAGCAAAGCATCTTTGCTGGATAGGGTCGTGCCGTTTCATAGTGTAGCTGAGCGAGCAGCGTTTGGGTGGCTATCGTCTCTAGTGAAAGCTTAAAGGGGGGTAAAGAGAGAGAGAGTatgtattattttgttttgatacttCTGTTCACAGCTGACGGTGGCGAGTTTTTAGTCTATCAAGCTTGGCGTAATTATATGTGTTTCAATACACTGAAGCGCTTGAATTGGTGCTAGTCAGCGAGTTGACTAGCAGTGTAATTCAATTTACTGTGGAGGGCTCTTGCGTGAGCTAGGCGTTTGAGAGAGACGAGGACAGCGAAGGTCTCTTGACGCATTGAAATGTGGATATAATTAAATTTACTACAGAGAGCTCTAGTTTGAGTTGTGTTTGAATACACTTGTATAATGCTGCTAGAGTAGCTAGAGCATGGGAACCTCTTGAATGAGTATTGGTAAGTGAGCTTACCGAGATAGAAAATGCATAACTGTCATGGCTATGGTGCTGGTGTTAAATCACCTAGAAGAGTAGTGATCGAATGTGGATCTATGcgtcgatcttttttttttttcacatgtgttACAGTGAGCCGGGATGTGATGGTTGTTGGCATGTACACGAATGCTGATGTTAGCCGTGTCAGCGCAGAGCTCGCTGTAGACAAATTATTGTACCGAATTAACTTATAGCGGAGGCGTACATTGGTAGTGTGAGGAAATTCGATTTACAGTATGCCGCAAGTTTATGAGATCACAACATCAAGCAAATACGGTGATGACGCTTGAGGCcaacaatcacgaaaaaaaagtctTCCTTATGCAAAATCATAAATGCAGATGTGATTGaattcactgaaaaaaaaaaacgaagggaATGAATGTACATTTGCAGAGAGAATCAGTACTTTcaattgaaactaaaaaaaaaaaaaaatgtgaaagtaGTTCAGGTATATTGGTTTGATTAGTGTTAACAATCTGTTTCCTATTTATAAAAACGAGCCGTTTAacaatgaaaattatcaaaggCACATTTGTAACAAAACATAAAAGTGAGATTAAGGTATTGGAACACTCCAATAAAGGTCATTGAGAATATGGAAATGTACAAAATTATAGACTAGTAAACTACAAAGAAAATACTAGAATATAAAGTAGCTTCAAATATTGGAATAGACGTTTGGATACTTCCATGAGTGTGAGAGTTGAATATTGCAGCCTGTCATACAAGATTAGTGTTATCAAgccattaaatatttaattttccaactaaatgtTCAAcgacatgaaaaaaaatgaactttcaTGTAtcgaattttcatttaaattgctTATTAAACTGAATATCATTTCGATAAGTCATAAAAGAAAAAGTTCCAAACTATAAAGGTGCTAAGATTATGAATTCGGCAAAAATGCTTCAAATGCGAAGAGatgtttgaatgaattttggttAGTTCTGATTCTGtttacaatttaaacaatttgaaaGCTTTAATGTACAATAAATACGCCGCGAATGAGAGACTTTGGAGAAATTTAGGCCGAGAAACTTCGAAATTTGGTATAGGTACTATGTCTCAGAAACCACTAGGCCCAATTTTTGGTTACTGAAAGTCATGTGTTTATGATGTGGCATAACGTTACattattaaattcaaaacactTGAGTTGTGCTTCTAAGAGTAGATCACTcgtggcaagcgaaaaaaattgatatctcgtatttggtccacaATGTGTTGAGAAAAGTAAATATCAGTAAAAAAAAGGGGGGTTTACAGTAAAACTCTATTGCAACAGACGTCACTGTCTTAGTCAGATGAAAAGATAAGGCTAGAAATACATTAATGATTaacaagaaaacacaaatcaaGTGTTGACAAaaggggtaaaaaaaaaaaaacaaaaacgatggcTGATACCATTGATAGAAGTGTTGCTTCAGTGATGCACTGAACATTGTTTCAATTTAAATGCCGTTATAATAAGATACGAAAAAAGGCGTTTCATATTATTGATAATtcctagattaaaaaaaaaaaaaaatatttcgaaaaacataaaaaaaagaatgtaatgaatttgaaatcttaaaaggAATCCGAATATAGCGATTGAgtttttattaactttattattGCATGACGTTAAATCTACAAAAGTACAGTATTAGAACGAACAGTTATTTGGTAGTCCtggaagaaaaagaaacataaaaaaaaagaattcatacTACTAAACGCATGAAAAAACAGAAATGCGCGTATCATACGGACTCAACATTCCTAAGGATGATGTTCAACAAACAGAGAACAAACCATGCAGGATACCTAATGCATTAACTACAGTAAATAGCTGAGATAATTACTGTGAAGTTTTCTACGACTGGAAACTCTTGAAATAAGAATCATACCATGTATTAGCATTGCAATTATCTTGTCTTGCTAgtgtttgaaaacatttttttgtatttaatagAGATGCATTGTTCAATTTGGAGTATTACATTACCAACAATCACGTCGATAAATTGAAgatgatgtccgtgagttcgagcacGAGAGTAAAAATCGAACAGAGTTCTACCggctgaatttttcaataactgtaaGCCAATTACATCGTTAATTTAGTGTCGCGAGTGACACAaagttaaaacgactataatcgaaacaaaaaaaaaataataataataataaagcaGTTGGGAATTTGACCATACCTTGCTACAAACGCTCCAGAATTCGACCTAATAGCAATTCTTATGCTCTTGAAAAAAAGTAAGTCTTGAGCTTTTGATTCCTCCTTGCAAAGTTAATCGTTCAACAAGACAAGAAACTCtcagtttgaaaatttcttaaacgGTTAGAATAATTTCGACAAATCACAAGCTAAAATGTATTTCGAGTACTGTATTCGACCATTAACGAGATCATCATCTAGGAGAGTTTTGATATCGAAGCATGACGCAAGCTCAATTTCAAAGTAATCAAAACACCGGATTGTAGTGAAGATCGTATCGTATTTAGAATAAGAGTCAAATCATTAAATCTCCAAGGCATCGACGAGTCTTCAACGGCATAAAATGTTTATGGCCATTACAGACAAtttcataaatgataaaaaaaataaataaaattaaaataaatgaatatcaCTTGAATCAAACAGGATGTCTGAAAGAAGAAAGAGTTGTAAAACTGAAGGATATTATCATGCTCTAAGCtaagcgttgaaaaaaaaaaagaataaaaaaaaatataaaaggttcctttcaaaaattattgatgGACTATCCACAGTGTAATTGTTATCCTTGATCTTAGTTATGATATTTGTATCGATATgctggcagaaaaaaaaaatgattgggcttgggcctgctaGAAAGAATAAAGCTTAAGCGTAAGAATGACAGCTTATCGGATTGAAATTGAAGTGAAGgctgctttctctgtttaacacacgaaaaatcgtataccgggatcgCGGGCGCGTCCAtaaccaattgaaaaaaaaacagcggattacaattgaaaaaaaaaattgataagagACCAGTGTTCCCGACTTAAAGATTCGTTTAgtccaataaaaattttatccaaaatcaaTGAATCGCTAATCTTAACTTTGCAAACTTTGGTTAGATATTATCCTCAAAATCCTGATATTTAAATCACGATTAAACAGTTGAGATTATTAAACTTATAACTCTCCGTGAAACTATCaatcaacttgaaaaaaaaataaggataaGATTTGTATATACGAAACCTGCAAAGTATAGGATATgtacaaagaaaaattaaattaaaaatgaagatgAAATAAGAGGACATGGGACAATAATTAGatataaaagaaaagaatcGATCTTACTGACTAGGAATATAAATTCGCagacaaaatctacaaaagcCCTTGAAAGAGAAGTTTGAAGTAGAAAGTGCATTAGACCAAACGATTTAGGTAAATCAAAAGATATTTCCAAACAAACAACGGTATCGCTCCATATCCGGGAAAACCTAGAAGGCCACTTGAACGACCAGAAAGCTGATTACCGTAGTCTTAGACGACGTCCCAAAAGTTCGTAAATGTTCTCGAGTAAAACATGAACATCTTAATCACTGATTCAATTTCGATTGAAAAGAAGTTCATTTATTAAATAACAGTTTATAAGAACTAATTATTCATTCTTTAGAGAAAGGGGGATGTGGTAGAGTTACTCTGAGTAAGTATATAGTTGATCATATTCTACTTCCACACCCACACATACGCCCACGCTGATCGAACGACACACAGTCTGGTAAGTGCTGCACCCAATCTCCCTCGTCATTCCAAGTCTGGCTTGCGAGCGTATAGCACCGCTACCACACCTAGTATGCAAAGGAAGTTGCATAAGTCttgaaaaatgcaataaatttcTGGGAATGACGTACAACCAAAGATGGTCAGCAGTGCGAGAGAAAACATTATgtaagaaatgtttaaaattgcaTAGAGGACGTTGTGTGGCACCCGTCTGTGGTCAACAAGGCTGCACATACAAACATCACGCCCTGTTACACAAATATTCCGATAGTCCAACGGCGGCACCTGTGGAAAATTCTGTATGTAATACGCATCAAGTCAATTCGGGTTCAGCACTACTCAGATACGTTCCAGTTAAGCTCTACGCAAACGGAAACGAGCTAGAGTGCTTTGCATTTCTTGACGATGGATCCCATCTTACGCTTCTAGACGAAGAAGTCGCTAACACATTAGGAATTGTCGGGGAGAAACGTCCACTTTGCCTTCAATGGACGGGCGGAACCGAACGGAATGAATCCAACTCCCGAGTGGTAAATCTCCAAATATCTGGACTAAACGGTGAAAAACACCAATTAGACGGTGTGCGTACTGTTCGTGAGCTCCAACTACCATATCAAACCCTCGATTTCGATGACATGAAGCTTAAATATAATCATCTCTGTGATCTGCCCGTCCAATCGTATCAAAATGCACGACCACAAATTCTCATAGGAATCAAGCACGTAAAGGTGGCGCTAGTGCAGAAAAGTAGAGAAGGAGATATGGACGGTCCCGTGGCAGTTAAAATCGCCTCGGCTGGTCCGTTTACGGAGGAGGAACAGATAGTTATGCTGTGAGCATGGTCCACTACTCCTTCCACATACGCTCGAGTGGAATTGAAGAAGAGATACACCTGGAAACACAATTGAACCAAGCGTTAACCGATTATTTTGCCTTGGAAAGCCTAGGCATTACCACTCTGAAAAACGATATACGTTCCAAAGAGGATGAACGAGCCCTGATGCTCCTCCACGAAAAAACGCGGTTTACCGGGGAACGTTATGAGACCGGACTCCTGTGGCGATATGACCATATTCGTCTTCCTAACAATGAAAGTATGGCTAGGCGCCGTTATGAACTATTGGAAAAACGAATGAAACAGAATCCGGAACTGAAGCGAATGCTTACCGATAAAATCACTGACTACATAGCTAAAGGATATGTTGAGAAACTAGCTCCGTCTGAGGGTACCTGGTCCGATCAGTATCCGGTTTGGTATCTACCAATCTTTCCAGTAACAAACCCGAACAAACCAGGAAAAATTCGAGTGGTTTGGGATGCTGCCGCAGCTTACAATGGTATCTCACTCAACTCTGTACTGATGACGGGCCCGGATCAGCTGGCGTCATTGGTTACAACATTAATCAAATTTCGAGAACATCGTTTCGCCGTTAGTGGCGACATCTGTGAAATGTTCCACCAAGTCATCATAAGAGAACCTGACCGCCAGTGCCAGCGCTTTTTCTGGAAGGACCGAGAGACAGACGAATTCCCCAGCAAGTACGTTATGAAGGTCATGACCTTCGGAGCCAGGTGTTCTCCATCAAGCGCTCAATTCGTTAAAGATGCTAATGCGGAAcgattttcaaaacagtttCCCGTCGCCTCGAGCTTCATCAAGTATTCAACTTATGTCGATGATGTTCTCTTTAGCGTAGAGAACGAGGATAAAGCAATTGAAATAGCAAAAAATATTCGCACTATCAACGCTGCAGGAGGATTTCAAACACACAACTGGATGTCCAACTCGCAGCGGGTTCTGATGCTGATGGGTGAGTCACCGAAAACGGAGAAGAGTCTCGAAGTCACCTCGGAGACTACAGGAGAGAAAGTTCTTGGTATGTTTTGGTGCACCGAGGACGATTGCTTTACCTTCAAGATCAATTGGAGTCGACTGGACTGCGAGCTGCTGAACCTAAAGCGAATCCCTACGAAGCGTGAAGTCCTAAAAACATTGATGTCCATATATGACCCGCTCGGCTTAGTGTCCCATTATCTTATGTTTCTGAAAATTCTGTTGCAAGAAATATGGAGAGCCAAGGTAGAATGGGACGAGTCAATTGgagaagaatttttcaaaaggtgGACAGCGTTTATAAGCGTACTTCCCTCCCTAGAAATCTTAAGGATTCCTAGATGCTACCATCAGATGTACGAACCTGATCCGAACGTCAAAGTACAACTGCACACGTTCGTAGATGCAAGCCAAGACGGAATGGCTGCGGTGACGTTCCTCCGTTACGAAATTAACGATGCCATCTATTGTTCCTTGGTTGGATCTAAAACTCGAGTAGCCCCTCTAAAATACCTGTCAATCCCGCGAATGGATCTACAAGCGGGGCTTGTTGGCGCCAGGTTAACAGCAACAATTAAAAAAAGCCTGACTATCAATATTCAACGAACGTTCCTTTGGACCGATTCACGCAATGCACTCTCGTGGATCGTATCAGACCACCGTAAGTATAGTCTTTTCGTCGCGGCAAGAGTCAGCGAAATACTCGAACTAACTCATGAGTCCGACTGGAGATGGGTCCCCACTAAGTGGAACGTGGCTGATGACGGGACGAGATGGCAGCGACAATCAGATCTCTCACCGACATCGCGTTGGTTCGTTGGGCCTCCATTTCTACGCCAGTCCGAGAACACATGGCCGATggtgaatttgaaaaaactaaGTACGCACGAAGAACTAAAAAGACCACTGCACATACATGGTGAAAGACCAGAGGCAATATTTCGCGCAGAGGACTTCAGCCAGTGGAAACGGTTAGTTCGAGTCACTGCTTACGTGTTTAGGTACTTAAGAAAGCTTCGTCGAGAGGGGAATTGCGGTGTACTAAAACGGGAAGAGCTACTGATTGCTGAAGAGTTTCACTACCGTCAAGCGCAAATAGAGGCCTATGAAGAGGAGTATCGTAATCTGGAGACAGGCACAACAGCAATTTCTAAGCGAAGTTCTATTTATAAGCTTTCAGCGTTCATGCATGAGAAAAAGCTACTTCGGATGGATGGCAGAACAGGTGCGTGTCGGTACCTGGACCCCGCAACGGTGAAACCCATTATATTACCATGGAAACATGCCATCACCAGACTTATTGTTGCATCGTATCATGACATGTATCACCATCAGAATCGAGAAATGGTTGTAAACGAAATTCGTCAGAAATTCTACATCGCAAATCTCCGTCGCGTATGCAATCAAGTGCGATCAGGATGTCAACGCTGTAAAAACCGCAATGCTAATCCCCTTCCTCCAAAGATGTCCGACCTACCCCCTTCTCATTTAGCAGCTTATACAAGGCCCTTTACTCATACAGGGTTAGACTACTTCGGCCCGTTGGAAATCGTGGTAGGGCGAAGAACTGAGAAAAGGTGGGGTGCATTATTCGTCTGCCTTACTACTAGGGCCATACACCTTGAAGTCGCGTATAGTTTAAGTTCCACCTCCTGTATCATGGTTATAAGAAGTTTCATGGCCCGTCGCGGAACCCCAGCAGCCTTTTACAGCGACAGAGGAACGAATTTCGTAGGGGCATACCGAGAGCTTAAGGAGGCCTTGGCAAAAATGGATCACGACGCTATAGCAGAGGAATTTATTAGCTCGCAAACAGATTGGATCTTCAACCCTCCAGCTTCACCCCATATGGGTGGAAGCTGGGAACGGCTTGTTCGTTCCGTGAAACGAATTCTCCCAGAGCTGCGAGTATCGAGGAAACCAAACGACGAGGAACTACGTAACGCCTTTGCAGAAATAGAAAGCACTCTAAACAGACGTCCGTTAACTCATGTGCCGGCAGACTACGAATCACACCATGCCTTAACTCCCAATCACTTTTTGCTGGGCAGTTCGGATGGGTCGAAACCGCTGACGGACATTAGCAACGAAGGTATAACTCTGAAAAGAGGATGGATGATCTCGCAAGCAATAGCTAACCAATTCTGGAAACGGTGGTTGCACGACTACCTCCCAGAGATCACCCGACCCCCAGTCAAACCTATCAAGGTAGATGATATCGTCGTTATAGCTGATCCTGATCTCCCAAGAAATTGCTGGCCTAAGGGACGAGTAATCAAGACAACCAACAGAGATGGCCAAGTAAGAAGAGTTTGGGTTCAAACAAGTAAATCCATCTACGAGAGACCTGCCGTTAAAATCGCCGTACTGGACATAGATGGAAGTAAGACGATCTCGGAGTAGGGAGCATCGCCTTACCTGGGGGGGGGAGTGTAACGGGGTCCCTCGTTGCATCTCGTGCCCTTATCAAACTGTCAATCACGCGACAACAGAAATGAAATGTAAACGTCAGGAATAGATAGGTAGAAGGATAGAGAGATAGATCGAAAAGTGCAAATCatctaaaaaagttatcacAGCGAGAAAACGTGTGTGCGAAATTGCTTATATTAATACTTCCTTTCTGAGTATCAGGTGTTGTAATTATCAGCATAATATTATCAGGTTATAAAAACAGAAGTTGCTATAGCGACTAAGTAAGTATTCCCGTTTCGATAGCGGTAGGAATCAAAACTTAAGTAGTCGTCACATTTTATCTAATTTAGTATCATAACCTGACCGGAGCTGCTCAGAAACCACCAATTAAAAAGAATCCTATAAACCGGCAATTGGTGCTCAGTCGGCAAACGTAAGCTCTTGAACCTTAACTATTAGATGATTGTAAACAATTATGTACTACTTATCCAGGGAACACTGAGGCTAACTTACCTTATTGATCAAGCCGAACATATGAGATCTTCGTTAAGTGCGGACAACATACTAAACGTAAGTTTATGAACATTATTAATTAATCGCACCTATCTAAATTTGTATCAATTATTCAGGGATTTAAAATACAGCATCATAATTGTAAACTGCGTATTCGTGATCCGGAAATATTGTTGACAAAGAAcagctagcgttaatcatattagttacactcaaaagttgatgtgatggaaattagaattttgat
It includes:
- the LOC129742935 gene encoding uncharacterized protein LOC129742935, with the protein product MVHYSFHIRSSGIEEEIHLETQLNQALTDYFALESLGITTLKNDIRSKEDERALMLLHEKTRFTGERYETGLLWRYDHIRLPNNESMARRRYELLEKRMKQNPELKRMLTDKITDYIAKGYVEKLAPSEGTWSDQYPVWYLPIFPVTNPNKPGKIRVVWDAAAAYNGISLNSVLMTGPDQLASLVTTLIKFREHRFAVSGDICEMFHQVIIREPDRQCQRFFWKDRETDEFPSKYVMKVMTFGARCSPSSAQFVKDANAERFSKQFPVASSFIKYSTYVDDVLFSVENEDKAIEIAKNIRTINAAGGFQTHNWMSNSQRVLMLMGESPKTEKSLEVTSETTGEKVLGMFWCTEDDCFTFKINWSRLDCELLNLKRIPTKREVLKTLMSIYDPLGLVSHYLMFLKILLQEIWRAKVEWDESIGEEFFKRWTAFISVLPSLEILRIPRCYHQMYEPDPNVKVQLHTFVDASQDGMAAVTFLRYEINDAIYCSLVGSKTRVAPLKYLSIPRMDLQAGLVGARLTATIKKSLTINIQRTFLWTDSRNALSWIVSDHRKYSLFVAARVSEILELTHESDWRWVPTKWNVADDGTRWQRQSDLSPTSRWFVGPPFLRQSENTWPMVNLKKLSTHEELKRPLHIHGERPEAIFRAEDFSQWKRLVRVTAYVFRYLRKLRREGNCGVLKREELLIAEEFHYRQAQIEAYEEEYRNLETGTTAISKRSSIYKLSAFMHEKKLLRMDGRTGACRYLDPATVKPIILPWKHAITRLIVASYHDMYHHQNREMVVNEIRQKFYIANLRRVCNQVRSGCQRCKNRNANPLPPKMSDLPPSHLAAYTRPFTHTGLDYFGPLEIVVGRRTEKRWGALFVCLTTRAIHLEVAYSLSSTSCIMVIRSFMARRGTPAAFYSDRGTNFVGAYRELKEALAKMDHDAIAEEFISSQTDWIFNPPASPHMGGSWERLVRSVKRILPELRVSRKPNDEELRNAFAEIESTLNRRPLTHVPADYESHHALTPNHFLLGSSDGSKPLTDISNEGITLKRGWMISQAIANQFWKRWLHDYLPEITRPPVKPIKVDDIVVIADPDLPRNCWPKGRVIKTTNRDGQVRRVWVQTSKSIYERPAVKIAVLDIDGSKTISE